A window from Vulpes vulpes isolate BD-2025 chromosome 9, VulVul3, whole genome shotgun sequence encodes these proteins:
- the DHX30 gene encoding ATP-dependent RNA helicase DHX30 isoform X4 has protein sequence MAASRDLLKEFPQPKNLLNSVIGRALGISHAKDKLVYVHTNGPKKKKVTLHIKWPKSVEVEGYGSKKIDAERQAAAAACQLFKGWGLLGPRNELFDAAKYRVLADRFGSPADSWWRPEPTMPPTSWRQLNPESIRPGGPGALSRSLGREEEEDEEEELEEGTIDVTDFLSMTQQDSHTSLRDSRGGSFEMTDDDSAIRALTQFPLPKNLLAKVIQIATSSSTAKNLMQFHTVGTKTKLSTLTLLWPCPMTFVAKGRRKAEAENKAAALACKKLKSLGLVDRNNEPLTHAMYNLASLRELGETQRRPCTIQVPEPILRKIETFLNHYPVDSSWISPELRLQSDDILPLGKDSGPLSDPITGKPYVPLSEAEEVRLSQNLLELWRRRGPVWQEAPQLPVDPHRDTILNAIEQHPVVVISGDTGCGKTTRIPQLLLERYVSEGRGARCNVIITQPRRISAVSVAQRVSHELGPSLRRNVGFQVRLESKPPARGGALLFCTVGILLRKLQSNPSLEGVSHVIVDEVHERDVNTDFLLILLKGLQRLNPALRLVLMSATGDNERFSRYFGGCPVIKVPGFMYPVKEHYLEDILAKLGKHQYPHRHRHHESEDECALDLDLVTDLVLHIDARGEPGGILCFLPGWQEIKGVQQRLQEALGMHESKYLILPVHSNIPMMDQKAIFQQPPVGVRKIVLATNIAETSITVNDIVHVVDSGLHKEERYDLKTKVSCLETVWVSRANVIQRRGRAGRCQSGFAYHLFPRSRLEKMVPFQVPEILRTPLENLVLQAKIHMPEKTAVEFLSKAVDSPNIKAVDEAVILLQEIGVLDQREYLTTLGQRLAHISTDPRLAKAIVLAAIFRCLHPLLVVVSCLTRDPFSSSLQNRAEVDKVKALLSHDSGSDHLAFVRAVAGWEEVLRWQDRSSRENYLEENLLYAPSLRFIHGLIKQFSENIYEAFLVGKPSDCTLASAQCNEYSEEEELVKGVLMAGLYPNLIQVRQGKVTRQGKFKPNSVTYRTKSGNILLHKSTINREATRLRSRWLTYFMAVKSNGSVFVRDSSQVHPLAVLLLTDGDVHIRDDGRRATISLSDSDLLRLEGDSRTVRLLRELRRALGRMVERSLRSELAALPPGVQQEHGQLLALLAELLRGPCGSFDVRKTADD, from the exons CTTCTAGGGACCTATTAAAAGAGTTCCCACAGCCCAAAAACCTTCTCAACAGTGTAATTGGAAGAGCCCTCGGCATCTCACATGCAAAAGACAAACTGGTCTACGTGCACACAAATGGACCGAAGAAAAAG aAAGTCACCCTCCACATAAAGTGGCCCAAGAGCGTGGAGGTAGAAGGCTATGGCAGCAAGAAGATCGACGCTGAGCGGCAGGCTGCGGCTGCAGCCTGCCAGCTGTTCAAG GGCTGGGGCCTGCTGGGTCCCCGAAATGAGCTGTTTGATGCAGCCAAATACCGCGTGCTAGCTGATCGCTTTGGCTCTCCGGCTGACAGCTGGTGGCGCCCAGAACCCACCATGCCACCTACTTCCTGGCGGCAGCTGAACCCTGAGAGCATCCGGCCAGGGGGACCTGGGGCCCTGTCCCGCTCCTTGGGccgggaggaagaggaggatgaggaggaagagctGGAAGAGGGGACCATTGATGTCACCGACTTCCTGTCCATGACCCAGCAGGACTCCCACACCTCACTCAGGGACTCGAG GGGGGGTTCCTTTGAAATGACAGACGACGACAGTGCTATTAGGGCTCTGACCCAGTTTCCACTTCCCAAGAACCTTCTGGCCAAAGTGATTCAGATAGCAACATCATCCTCCACAGCAAAG AACCTTATGCAGTTCCATACTGTGGGCACCAAGACCAAGTTGTCCACCCTCACTCTGCTCTGGCCCTGTCCCATGACCTTTGTTGCCAAAGGGCGCCGCAAAGCAGAGGCTGAGAATAAGGCGGCAGCCCTGGCCTGCAAGAAACTGAAG AGCCTGGGCCTGGTGGACCGCAACAACGAGCCGCTTACCCATGCCATGTATAACCTGGCCTCCTTGCGTGAGCTGGGTGAGACCCAGCGCCGGCCGTGTACCATCCAGGTGCCTGAGCCCATCCTCCGAAAGATAGAAACCTTCCTGAACCAT TACCCTGTGGACAGTTCATGGATCTCCCCAGAGCTCCGGCTGCAGAGTGATGACATCTTGCCCTTGGGCAAGGACTCGGGGCCCCTGAGTGACCCTATTACAGGCAAGCCCTACGTGCCCCTGTCAGAAGCAGAGGAAGTACGTCTGAGCCAGAACTTGCTGGAGCTGTGGCGGCGGCGAGGGCCGGTCTGGCAGGAGGCCCCCCAGCTCCCTGTGGACCCACATCGGGACACCATCCTCAATGCCATCGAGCAGCACCCGGTGGTGGTCATCTCTGGGGACACGGGCTGCGGAAAGACCACACGCATCCCCCAGCTACTGCTGGAGCGTTATGTGAGCGAGGGCCGTGGCGCCCGCTGCAATGTAATTATCACTCAGCCTCGCCGCATCTCCGCCGTGTCCGTGGCACAGCGGGTCAGCCACGAACTGGGCCCCTCTTTGCGCCGGAATGTGGGCTTCCAGGTACGGCTGGAGAGCAAGCCCCCGGCCCGCGGCGGGGCCCTGCTCTTCTGCACTGTGGGCATCCTGCTGCGGAAGCTGCAGAGCAACCCCAGCCTGGAGGGCGTGAGCCATGTCATCGTGGATGAGGTCCACGAGCGGGACGTGAATACAGACTTCCTGCTGATTCTGCTCAAGGGCCTGCAGCGGCTCAACCCAGCCCTGCGGCTGGTGCTCATGAGTGCCACAGGTGATAACGAGCGCTTCTCCCGCTACTTTGGTGGCTGCCCTGTCATCAAGGTGCCGGGCTTCATGTACCCGGTCAAGGAGCACTACTTGGAGGACATCCTGGCCAAGCTGGGCAAGCACCAGTACCCACACAGGCATCGACACCACGAG tcTGAGGATGAGTGTGCACTGGATTTGGACCTCGTGACTGATCTGGTTCTGCACATCGATGCCCGAGGGGAACCAG GTGGCATCCTCTGCTTCCTGCCTGGTTGGCAGGAGATCAAAGGAGTGCAGCAACGCCTCCAGGAGGCCCTGGGCATGCACGAGAGCAAGTACCTCATCCTGCCAG TGCACTCCAACATCCCCATGATGGACCAGAAGGCCATATTCCAGCAGCCGCCAGTTGGGGTACGCAAGATTGTCTTGGCCACCAACATCGCGGAGACGTCGATCACGGTCAATGACATTGTGCACGTGGTGGACAGTGGTCTGCACAAAGAGGAGCGCTATGATCTGAAGACCAAG GTGTCCTGCCTGGAGACCGTGTGGGTGTCCCGAGCTAACGTGATCCAgcgccggggccgggcgggccgcTGCCAGTCAGGCTTTGCTTACCACCTATTCCCACGGAGCCGGCTGGAGAAAATGGTCCCTTTCCAAGTGCCGGAGATTCTCCGCACTCCCCTTGAGAACCTGGTGCTACAAGCCAAGATCCACATGCCTGAGAAGACG GCAGTGGAGTTCCTTTCCAAGGCCGTGGACAGTCCGAACATTAAGGCAGTGGATGAGGCTGTGATCTTGCTCCAGGAGATCG GAGTGCTGGACCAGCGGGAGTACCTGACCACCCTGGGGCAGCGCCTGGCCCACATCTCCACCGACCCCCGGCTGGCCAAGGCCATAGTGCTGGCCGCCATCTTCCGCTGCCTGCACCCGCTGCTGGTGGTTGTTTCCTGCCTCACCCGGGACCCCTTCAGCAGTAGCCTGCAGAACCGGGCGGAAGTGGATAAG GTGAAGGCACTGTTGAGCCACGATAGTGGGAGTGACCACCTGGCCTTTGTGCGTGCTGTAGCCGGCTGGGAGGAGGTGCTGCGCTGGCAGGACCGCAGCTCCCGTGAGAACTATCTTGAAGAGAACCTGCTCTATGCACCCAGCCTGCGCTTCATCCACG GACTCATCAAGCAGTTCTCAGAGAACATTTACGAGGCTTTCCTGGTGGGGAAGCCCTCAGACTgcaccctggcctctgcccagtGCAACGAGTACAGCGAAGAGGAGGAGCTGGTGAAGGGCGTGCTCATGGCAGGCCTCTACCCCAACCTCATCCAG GTGAGGCAGGGCAAGGTGACCCGGCAGGGCAAGTTCAAGCCCAACAGCGTCACTTACAGGACCAAATCAGGCAACATCTTGCTGCACAAGTCGACCATTAACAG GGAGGCCACGCGGCTCCGGAGCCGATGGCTGACGTATTTCATGGCTGTCAAGTCCAATGGCAGTGTCTTCGTCCGGGACTCCTCCCAGGTTCACCCGTTGGCCGTGCTGCTGCTGACCGACGGAGATGTCCATATCCGTG atGATGGGCGCCGGGCCACCATCTCATTGAGTGACAGCGACCTGCTGAGGCTGGAGGGCGACTCCCGCACTGTGCGGCTGCTGAGGGAGCTGCGCCGGGCCCTGGGCCGCATGGTGGAGCGGAGCCTGCGCAGCGAGCTGGCCGCTCTGCCACCTGGCGTGCAGCAGGAGCACGGGCAGCTGCTGGCCCTGCTGGCGGAGCTGCTGCGTGGGCCCTGTGGCAGCTTTGACGTGCGCAAGACAGCTGAtgactga
- the DHX30 gene encoding ATP-dependent RNA helicase DHX30 isoform X1 → MAAARRLMALAAGVSPRLRPPGPRAAGRQGRSRGFSSGCAHPDHTKDAAEAEAGVAPGGPGDGDGSMVNASRDLLKEFPQPKNLLNSVIGRALGISHAKDKLVYVHTNGPKKKKVTLHIKWPKSVEVEGYGSKKIDAERQAAAAACQLFKGWGLLGPRNELFDAAKYRVLADRFGSPADSWWRPEPTMPPTSWRQLNPESIRPGGPGALSRSLGREEEEDEEEELEEGTIDVTDFLSMTQQDSHTSLRDSRGGSFEMTDDDSAIRALTQFPLPKNLLAKVIQIATSSSTAKNLMQFHTVGTKTKLSTLTLLWPCPMTFVAKGRRKAEAENKAAALACKKLKSLGLVDRNNEPLTHAMYNLASLRELGETQRRPCTIQVPEPILRKIETFLNHYPVDSSWISPELRLQSDDILPLGKDSGPLSDPITGKPYVPLSEAEEVRLSQNLLELWRRRGPVWQEAPQLPVDPHRDTILNAIEQHPVVVISGDTGCGKTTRIPQLLLERYVSEGRGARCNVIITQPRRISAVSVAQRVSHELGPSLRRNVGFQVRLESKPPARGGALLFCTVGILLRKLQSNPSLEGVSHVIVDEVHERDVNTDFLLILLKGLQRLNPALRLVLMSATGDNERFSRYFGGCPVIKVPGFMYPVKEHYLEDILAKLGKHQYPHRHRHHESEDECALDLDLVTDLVLHIDARGEPGGILCFLPGWQEIKGVQQRLQEALGMHESKYLILPVHSNIPMMDQKAIFQQPPVGVRKIVLATNIAETSITVNDIVHVVDSGLHKEERYDLKTKVSCLETVWVSRANVIQRRGRAGRCQSGFAYHLFPRSRLEKMVPFQVPEILRTPLENLVLQAKIHMPEKTAVEFLSKAVDSPNIKAVDEAVILLQEIGVLDQREYLTTLGQRLAHISTDPRLAKAIVLAAIFRCLHPLLVVVSCLTRDPFSSSLQNRAEVDKVKALLSHDSGSDHLAFVRAVAGWEEVLRWQDRSSRENYLEENLLYAPSLRFIHGLIKQFSENIYEAFLVGKPSDCTLASAQCNEYSEEEELVKGVLMAGLYPNLIQVRQGKVTRQGKFKPNSVTYRTKSGNILLHKSTINREATRLRSRWLTYFMAVKSNGSVFVRDSSQVHPLAVLLLTDGDVHIRDDGRRATISLSDSDLLRLEGDSRTVRLLRELRRALGRMVERSLRSELAALPPGVQQEHGQLLALLAELLRGPCGSFDVRKTADD, encoded by the exons ATGGCGGCCGCCAGGAGGCTCATGGCGCTGGCTGCCGGCGTCTCTCCGCGCCTTCGAccgcccggcccccgcgccgCCGGGCGACAGGGACGCTCGCGCGGCTTCTCGTCAGGCTGCGCCCACCCCGATCACACGAAGGACGCGGCCGAGGCGGAGGCAGGGGTGGCCCCTGGCGGCCCCGGGGACGGCGACGGAAGCATGGTGAACG CTTCTAGGGACCTATTAAAAGAGTTCCCACAGCCCAAAAACCTTCTCAACAGTGTAATTGGAAGAGCCCTCGGCATCTCACATGCAAAAGACAAACTGGTCTACGTGCACACAAATGGACCGAAGAAAAAG aAAGTCACCCTCCACATAAAGTGGCCCAAGAGCGTGGAGGTAGAAGGCTATGGCAGCAAGAAGATCGACGCTGAGCGGCAGGCTGCGGCTGCAGCCTGCCAGCTGTTCAAG GGCTGGGGCCTGCTGGGTCCCCGAAATGAGCTGTTTGATGCAGCCAAATACCGCGTGCTAGCTGATCGCTTTGGCTCTCCGGCTGACAGCTGGTGGCGCCCAGAACCCACCATGCCACCTACTTCCTGGCGGCAGCTGAACCCTGAGAGCATCCGGCCAGGGGGACCTGGGGCCCTGTCCCGCTCCTTGGGccgggaggaagaggaggatgaggaggaagagctGGAAGAGGGGACCATTGATGTCACCGACTTCCTGTCCATGACCCAGCAGGACTCCCACACCTCACTCAGGGACTCGAG GGGGGGTTCCTTTGAAATGACAGACGACGACAGTGCTATTAGGGCTCTGACCCAGTTTCCACTTCCCAAGAACCTTCTGGCCAAAGTGATTCAGATAGCAACATCATCCTCCACAGCAAAG AACCTTATGCAGTTCCATACTGTGGGCACCAAGACCAAGTTGTCCACCCTCACTCTGCTCTGGCCCTGTCCCATGACCTTTGTTGCCAAAGGGCGCCGCAAAGCAGAGGCTGAGAATAAGGCGGCAGCCCTGGCCTGCAAGAAACTGAAG AGCCTGGGCCTGGTGGACCGCAACAACGAGCCGCTTACCCATGCCATGTATAACCTGGCCTCCTTGCGTGAGCTGGGTGAGACCCAGCGCCGGCCGTGTACCATCCAGGTGCCTGAGCCCATCCTCCGAAAGATAGAAACCTTCCTGAACCAT TACCCTGTGGACAGTTCATGGATCTCCCCAGAGCTCCGGCTGCAGAGTGATGACATCTTGCCCTTGGGCAAGGACTCGGGGCCCCTGAGTGACCCTATTACAGGCAAGCCCTACGTGCCCCTGTCAGAAGCAGAGGAAGTACGTCTGAGCCAGAACTTGCTGGAGCTGTGGCGGCGGCGAGGGCCGGTCTGGCAGGAGGCCCCCCAGCTCCCTGTGGACCCACATCGGGACACCATCCTCAATGCCATCGAGCAGCACCCGGTGGTGGTCATCTCTGGGGACACGGGCTGCGGAAAGACCACACGCATCCCCCAGCTACTGCTGGAGCGTTATGTGAGCGAGGGCCGTGGCGCCCGCTGCAATGTAATTATCACTCAGCCTCGCCGCATCTCCGCCGTGTCCGTGGCACAGCGGGTCAGCCACGAACTGGGCCCCTCTTTGCGCCGGAATGTGGGCTTCCAGGTACGGCTGGAGAGCAAGCCCCCGGCCCGCGGCGGGGCCCTGCTCTTCTGCACTGTGGGCATCCTGCTGCGGAAGCTGCAGAGCAACCCCAGCCTGGAGGGCGTGAGCCATGTCATCGTGGATGAGGTCCACGAGCGGGACGTGAATACAGACTTCCTGCTGATTCTGCTCAAGGGCCTGCAGCGGCTCAACCCAGCCCTGCGGCTGGTGCTCATGAGTGCCACAGGTGATAACGAGCGCTTCTCCCGCTACTTTGGTGGCTGCCCTGTCATCAAGGTGCCGGGCTTCATGTACCCGGTCAAGGAGCACTACTTGGAGGACATCCTGGCCAAGCTGGGCAAGCACCAGTACCCACACAGGCATCGACACCACGAG tcTGAGGATGAGTGTGCACTGGATTTGGACCTCGTGACTGATCTGGTTCTGCACATCGATGCCCGAGGGGAACCAG GTGGCATCCTCTGCTTCCTGCCTGGTTGGCAGGAGATCAAAGGAGTGCAGCAACGCCTCCAGGAGGCCCTGGGCATGCACGAGAGCAAGTACCTCATCCTGCCAG TGCACTCCAACATCCCCATGATGGACCAGAAGGCCATATTCCAGCAGCCGCCAGTTGGGGTACGCAAGATTGTCTTGGCCACCAACATCGCGGAGACGTCGATCACGGTCAATGACATTGTGCACGTGGTGGACAGTGGTCTGCACAAAGAGGAGCGCTATGATCTGAAGACCAAG GTGTCCTGCCTGGAGACCGTGTGGGTGTCCCGAGCTAACGTGATCCAgcgccggggccgggcgggccgcTGCCAGTCAGGCTTTGCTTACCACCTATTCCCACGGAGCCGGCTGGAGAAAATGGTCCCTTTCCAAGTGCCGGAGATTCTCCGCACTCCCCTTGAGAACCTGGTGCTACAAGCCAAGATCCACATGCCTGAGAAGACG GCAGTGGAGTTCCTTTCCAAGGCCGTGGACAGTCCGAACATTAAGGCAGTGGATGAGGCTGTGATCTTGCTCCAGGAGATCG GAGTGCTGGACCAGCGGGAGTACCTGACCACCCTGGGGCAGCGCCTGGCCCACATCTCCACCGACCCCCGGCTGGCCAAGGCCATAGTGCTGGCCGCCATCTTCCGCTGCCTGCACCCGCTGCTGGTGGTTGTTTCCTGCCTCACCCGGGACCCCTTCAGCAGTAGCCTGCAGAACCGGGCGGAAGTGGATAAG GTGAAGGCACTGTTGAGCCACGATAGTGGGAGTGACCACCTGGCCTTTGTGCGTGCTGTAGCCGGCTGGGAGGAGGTGCTGCGCTGGCAGGACCGCAGCTCCCGTGAGAACTATCTTGAAGAGAACCTGCTCTATGCACCCAGCCTGCGCTTCATCCACG GACTCATCAAGCAGTTCTCAGAGAACATTTACGAGGCTTTCCTGGTGGGGAAGCCCTCAGACTgcaccctggcctctgcccagtGCAACGAGTACAGCGAAGAGGAGGAGCTGGTGAAGGGCGTGCTCATGGCAGGCCTCTACCCCAACCTCATCCAG GTGAGGCAGGGCAAGGTGACCCGGCAGGGCAAGTTCAAGCCCAACAGCGTCACTTACAGGACCAAATCAGGCAACATCTTGCTGCACAAGTCGACCATTAACAG GGAGGCCACGCGGCTCCGGAGCCGATGGCTGACGTATTTCATGGCTGTCAAGTCCAATGGCAGTGTCTTCGTCCGGGACTCCTCCCAGGTTCACCCGTTGGCCGTGCTGCTGCTGACCGACGGAGATGTCCATATCCGTG atGATGGGCGCCGGGCCACCATCTCATTGAGTGACAGCGACCTGCTGAGGCTGGAGGGCGACTCCCGCACTGTGCGGCTGCTGAGGGAGCTGCGCCGGGCCCTGGGCCGCATGGTGGAGCGGAGCCTGCGCAGCGAGCTGGCCGCTCTGCCACCTGGCGTGCAGCAGGAGCACGGGCAGCTGCTGGCCCTGCTGGCGGAGCTGCTGCGTGGGCCCTGTGGCAGCTTTGACGTGCGCAAGACAGCTGAtgactga
- the DHX30 gene encoding ATP-dependent RNA helicase DHX30 isoform X2, which yields MFSLDSFRKDRAQHRQRQCKLPPPRLPPMCVNPAPGGTISRASRDLLKEFPQPKNLLNSVIGRALGISHAKDKLVYVHTNGPKKKKVTLHIKWPKSVEVEGYGSKKIDAERQAAAAACQLFKGWGLLGPRNELFDAAKYRVLADRFGSPADSWWRPEPTMPPTSWRQLNPESIRPGGPGALSRSLGREEEEDEEEELEEGTIDVTDFLSMTQQDSHTSLRDSRGGSFEMTDDDSAIRALTQFPLPKNLLAKVIQIATSSSTAKNLMQFHTVGTKTKLSTLTLLWPCPMTFVAKGRRKAEAENKAAALACKKLKSLGLVDRNNEPLTHAMYNLASLRELGETQRRPCTIQVPEPILRKIETFLNHYPVDSSWISPELRLQSDDILPLGKDSGPLSDPITGKPYVPLSEAEEVRLSQNLLELWRRRGPVWQEAPQLPVDPHRDTILNAIEQHPVVVISGDTGCGKTTRIPQLLLERYVSEGRGARCNVIITQPRRISAVSVAQRVSHELGPSLRRNVGFQVRLESKPPARGGALLFCTVGILLRKLQSNPSLEGVSHVIVDEVHERDVNTDFLLILLKGLQRLNPALRLVLMSATGDNERFSRYFGGCPVIKVPGFMYPVKEHYLEDILAKLGKHQYPHRHRHHESEDECALDLDLVTDLVLHIDARGEPGGILCFLPGWQEIKGVQQRLQEALGMHESKYLILPVHSNIPMMDQKAIFQQPPVGVRKIVLATNIAETSITVNDIVHVVDSGLHKEERYDLKTKVSCLETVWVSRANVIQRRGRAGRCQSGFAYHLFPRSRLEKMVPFQVPEILRTPLENLVLQAKIHMPEKTAVEFLSKAVDSPNIKAVDEAVILLQEIGVLDQREYLTTLGQRLAHISTDPRLAKAIVLAAIFRCLHPLLVVVSCLTRDPFSSSLQNRAEVDKVKALLSHDSGSDHLAFVRAVAGWEEVLRWQDRSSRENYLEENLLYAPSLRFIHGLIKQFSENIYEAFLVGKPSDCTLASAQCNEYSEEEELVKGVLMAGLYPNLIQVRQGKVTRQGKFKPNSVTYRTKSGNILLHKSTINREATRLRSRWLTYFMAVKSNGSVFVRDSSQVHPLAVLLLTDGDVHIRDDGRRATISLSDSDLLRLEGDSRTVRLLRELRRALGRMVERSLRSELAALPPGVQQEHGQLLALLAELLRGPCGSFDVRKTADD from the exons CTTCTAGGGACCTATTAAAAGAGTTCCCACAGCCCAAAAACCTTCTCAACAGTGTAATTGGAAGAGCCCTCGGCATCTCACATGCAAAAGACAAACTGGTCTACGTGCACACAAATGGACCGAAGAAAAAG aAAGTCACCCTCCACATAAAGTGGCCCAAGAGCGTGGAGGTAGAAGGCTATGGCAGCAAGAAGATCGACGCTGAGCGGCAGGCTGCGGCTGCAGCCTGCCAGCTGTTCAAG GGCTGGGGCCTGCTGGGTCCCCGAAATGAGCTGTTTGATGCAGCCAAATACCGCGTGCTAGCTGATCGCTTTGGCTCTCCGGCTGACAGCTGGTGGCGCCCAGAACCCACCATGCCACCTACTTCCTGGCGGCAGCTGAACCCTGAGAGCATCCGGCCAGGGGGACCTGGGGCCCTGTCCCGCTCCTTGGGccgggaggaagaggaggatgaggaggaagagctGGAAGAGGGGACCATTGATGTCACCGACTTCCTGTCCATGACCCAGCAGGACTCCCACACCTCACTCAGGGACTCGAG GGGGGGTTCCTTTGAAATGACAGACGACGACAGTGCTATTAGGGCTCTGACCCAGTTTCCACTTCCCAAGAACCTTCTGGCCAAAGTGATTCAGATAGCAACATCATCCTCCACAGCAAAG AACCTTATGCAGTTCCATACTGTGGGCACCAAGACCAAGTTGTCCACCCTCACTCTGCTCTGGCCCTGTCCCATGACCTTTGTTGCCAAAGGGCGCCGCAAAGCAGAGGCTGAGAATAAGGCGGCAGCCCTGGCCTGCAAGAAACTGAAG AGCCTGGGCCTGGTGGACCGCAACAACGAGCCGCTTACCCATGCCATGTATAACCTGGCCTCCTTGCGTGAGCTGGGTGAGACCCAGCGCCGGCCGTGTACCATCCAGGTGCCTGAGCCCATCCTCCGAAAGATAGAAACCTTCCTGAACCAT TACCCTGTGGACAGTTCATGGATCTCCCCAGAGCTCCGGCTGCAGAGTGATGACATCTTGCCCTTGGGCAAGGACTCGGGGCCCCTGAGTGACCCTATTACAGGCAAGCCCTACGTGCCCCTGTCAGAAGCAGAGGAAGTACGTCTGAGCCAGAACTTGCTGGAGCTGTGGCGGCGGCGAGGGCCGGTCTGGCAGGAGGCCCCCCAGCTCCCTGTGGACCCACATCGGGACACCATCCTCAATGCCATCGAGCAGCACCCGGTGGTGGTCATCTCTGGGGACACGGGCTGCGGAAAGACCACACGCATCCCCCAGCTACTGCTGGAGCGTTATGTGAGCGAGGGCCGTGGCGCCCGCTGCAATGTAATTATCACTCAGCCTCGCCGCATCTCCGCCGTGTCCGTGGCACAGCGGGTCAGCCACGAACTGGGCCCCTCTTTGCGCCGGAATGTGGGCTTCCAGGTACGGCTGGAGAGCAAGCCCCCGGCCCGCGGCGGGGCCCTGCTCTTCTGCACTGTGGGCATCCTGCTGCGGAAGCTGCAGAGCAACCCCAGCCTGGAGGGCGTGAGCCATGTCATCGTGGATGAGGTCCACGAGCGGGACGTGAATACAGACTTCCTGCTGATTCTGCTCAAGGGCCTGCAGCGGCTCAACCCAGCCCTGCGGCTGGTGCTCATGAGTGCCACAGGTGATAACGAGCGCTTCTCCCGCTACTTTGGTGGCTGCCCTGTCATCAAGGTGCCGGGCTTCATGTACCCGGTCAAGGAGCACTACTTGGAGGACATCCTGGCCAAGCTGGGCAAGCACCAGTACCCACACAGGCATCGACACCACGAG tcTGAGGATGAGTGTGCACTGGATTTGGACCTCGTGACTGATCTGGTTCTGCACATCGATGCCCGAGGGGAACCAG GTGGCATCCTCTGCTTCCTGCCTGGTTGGCAGGAGATCAAAGGAGTGCAGCAACGCCTCCAGGAGGCCCTGGGCATGCACGAGAGCAAGTACCTCATCCTGCCAG TGCACTCCAACATCCCCATGATGGACCAGAAGGCCATATTCCAGCAGCCGCCAGTTGGGGTACGCAAGATTGTCTTGGCCACCAACATCGCGGAGACGTCGATCACGGTCAATGACATTGTGCACGTGGTGGACAGTGGTCTGCACAAAGAGGAGCGCTATGATCTGAAGACCAAG GTGTCCTGCCTGGAGACCGTGTGGGTGTCCCGAGCTAACGTGATCCAgcgccggggccgggcgggccgcTGCCAGTCAGGCTTTGCTTACCACCTATTCCCACGGAGCCGGCTGGAGAAAATGGTCCCTTTCCAAGTGCCGGAGATTCTCCGCACTCCCCTTGAGAACCTGGTGCTACAAGCCAAGATCCACATGCCTGAGAAGACG GCAGTGGAGTTCCTTTCCAAGGCCGTGGACAGTCCGAACATTAAGGCAGTGGATGAGGCTGTGATCTTGCTCCAGGAGATCG GAGTGCTGGACCAGCGGGAGTACCTGACCACCCTGGGGCAGCGCCTGGCCCACATCTCCACCGACCCCCGGCTGGCCAAGGCCATAGTGCTGGCCGCCATCTTCCGCTGCCTGCACCCGCTGCTGGTGGTTGTTTCCTGCCTCACCCGGGACCCCTTCAGCAGTAGCCTGCAGAACCGGGCGGAAGTGGATAAG GTGAAGGCACTGTTGAGCCACGATAGTGGGAGTGACCACCTGGCCTTTGTGCGTGCTGTAGCCGGCTGGGAGGAGGTGCTGCGCTGGCAGGACCGCAGCTCCCGTGAGAACTATCTTGAAGAGAACCTGCTCTATGCACCCAGCCTGCGCTTCATCCACG GACTCATCAAGCAGTTCTCAGAGAACATTTACGAGGCTTTCCTGGTGGGGAAGCCCTCAGACTgcaccctggcctctgcccagtGCAACGAGTACAGCGAAGAGGAGGAGCTGGTGAAGGGCGTGCTCATGGCAGGCCTCTACCCCAACCTCATCCAG GTGAGGCAGGGCAAGGTGACCCGGCAGGGCAAGTTCAAGCCCAACAGCGTCACTTACAGGACCAAATCAGGCAACATCTTGCTGCACAAGTCGACCATTAACAG GGAGGCCACGCGGCTCCGGAGCCGATGGCTGACGTATTTCATGGCTGTCAAGTCCAATGGCAGTGTCTTCGTCCGGGACTCCTCCCAGGTTCACCCGTTGGCCGTGCTGCTGCTGACCGACGGAGATGTCCATATCCGTG atGATGGGCGCCGGGCCACCATCTCATTGAGTGACAGCGACCTGCTGAGGCTGGAGGGCGACTCCCGCACTGTGCGGCTGCTGAGGGAGCTGCGCCGGGCCCTGGGCCGCATGGTGGAGCGGAGCCTGCGCAGCGAGCTGGCCGCTCTGCCACCTGGCGTGCAGCAGGAGCACGGGCAGCTGCTGGCCCTGCTGGCGGAGCTGCTGCGTGGGCCCTGTGGCAGCTTTGACGTGCGCAAGACAGCTGAtgactga